A stretch of the uncultured Desulfobacter sp. genome encodes the following:
- a CDS encoding serine protease — MKIYSIIIMVVLAFWVSYASARENALFQDQDVYMAGLVSKIKGATVSVGTYYYKDVPMTQFRGTGFAIDDGSRIVTNQHVVEAIKKKKLMFHLRIFHKKLSSKGVKAVLVAEDPFHDLAILEMEEKLVPLPMAPEGSLKEGHQVAFTGYPIGLVLGLNATTHTGIVSAIAPVMLPSPHGSLIKGDMVKYLEHPWDIIQLDAVAFPGNSGSPVYRIATGEVVGVINKVFVKGKKEYVLKEPTGITYAVPVGFVRKLNRSVKK, encoded by the coding sequence ATGAAAATTTATTCTATCATAATCATGGTCGTTCTTGCTTTTTGGGTATCCTATGCATCTGCCCGGGAAAATGCTTTGTTTCAGGACCAGGATGTCTACATGGCCGGCCTGGTGTCAAAAATAAAAGGTGCCACCGTGTCCGTGGGCACCTATTATTATAAGGATGTTCCCATGACCCAGTTCCGGGGTACCGGCTTTGCCATAGATGACGGCAGCAGAATCGTCACCAACCAGCATGTGGTTGAGGCCATTAAAAAAAAGAAACTTATGTTCCATCTACGGATCTTTCACAAAAAATTGTCCAGCAAAGGGGTCAAGGCTGTTCTGGTCGCCGAAGACCCTTTTCACGATCTGGCCATACTGGAGATGGAAGAAAAACTGGTCCCCCTGCCCATGGCCCCGGAAGGTTCTCTTAAAGAGGGGCACCAGGTGGCGTTTACCGGATATCCCATCGGGTTGGTTCTTGGCCTCAATGCCACCACTCATACAGGTATTGTTTCGGCCATTGCGCCGGTCATGCTGCCCAGTCCCCACGGCAGTTTGATCAAAGGAGATATGGTCAAATATCTTGAGCATCCCTGGGATATTATCCAGCTTGATGCCGTTGCCTTTCCTGGGAACAGCGGAAGCCCGGTCTATCGGATTGCCACCGGTGAAGTCGTTGGGGTGATCAATAAAGTTTTTGTAAAAGGGAAAAAAGAATACGTCCTTAAAGAGCCTACGGGGATCACCTATGCTGTTCCTGTTGGTTTTGTTCGAAAGCTTAACCGGTCTGTTAAAAAGTAA
- the thiS gene encoding sulfur carrier protein ThiS: MNIFVNGKPESIDPCTLAQFISLKKLDAGALVVELNQQIIKQEFWPTTELQDDDRLEMLSFVGGG, from the coding sequence ATGAATATTTTTGTCAACGGAAAACCCGAAAGCATAGATCCCTGCACTTTGGCACAGTTCATCTCCTTGAAGAAGCTCGATGCAGGGGCGCTGGTTGTTGAACTCAACCAACAAATCATCAAACAAGAATTTTGGCCGACCACTGAACTTCAGGACGACGATCGCCTGGAGATGCTCAGTTTTGTCGGAGGAGGCTGA
- the thiH gene encoding 2-iminoacetate synthase ThiH, translating into MSFYEIVEQYRDFDVPRFFDQVTDEQIILSMAKDKPGPMDFLTLLSPRAAGHLEAMARKAHQLTVQYFGRTIQMFIPLYISNHCNNGCAYCGFNHKNPILRRKLSLEEIEIEAKAIAKTGMQHVLFLTGEARHMTPMSYLVDASRLLKKYFASVAIEVYPLEVDEYRQLYEAGVDSMTMFQETYDEDVYKRVHLAGKKMDYHWRLNGPERAAKGGMRVVNLGALLGLSEPRREMFFTGLHARYLENKYIDTEVAISLPRFNEAEGDFQPDYLVNDKTFVQFMTALRIFLPRSGLTVSTRENATFRDRILPLGVTRYSAGSSTGVGGYTDVPDGQTPQFEITDARSVAQVADAILAQGYQPIYKDWDCI; encoded by the coding sequence ATGTCATTCTACGAGATAGTTGAACAATACCGTGATTTTGATGTCCCCCGGTTTTTTGACCAGGTGACCGATGAGCAGATCATCCTGAGTATGGCCAAGGATAAACCCGGCCCAATGGACTTTTTAACGCTGCTGAGCCCCAGGGCTGCCGGCCATCTTGAGGCCATGGCCCGAAAAGCCCACCAGTTGACGGTGCAGTATTTTGGGCGCACGATCCAAATGTTTATTCCATTGTACATCTCCAACCATTGCAACAACGGCTGCGCTTACTGCGGGTTTAATCACAAAAATCCCATTCTTCGCCGGAAACTCAGCCTGGAAGAGATCGAGATCGAAGCCAAGGCCATTGCCAAAACCGGCATGCAGCACGTGCTTTTTCTCACCGGTGAAGCCCGGCATATGACGCCCATGTCGTACCTGGTGGATGCGTCGCGGCTGCTCAAAAAATATTTTGCCTCTGTGGCCATTGAGGTTTACCCGCTTGAGGTTGATGAATACCGTCAACTTTACGAGGCAGGTGTCGATTCCATGACCATGTTCCAGGAAACCTATGATGAAGATGTATATAAGCGGGTCCACCTGGCCGGCAAAAAGATGGATTACCACTGGCGGCTCAACGGGCCTGAACGGGCTGCAAAGGGCGGCATGCGGGTTGTTAATCTTGGGGCACTGCTTGGGCTTTCCGAACCGCGCCGGGAAATGTTTTTTACAGGGTTGCATGCCCGTTACCTTGAAAATAAGTATATCGATACTGAGGTTGCCATCTCTTTGCCCCGGTTTAATGAGGCGGAGGGCGATTTTCAACCCGATTACCTGGTAAATGACAAGACCTTTGTTCAGTTTATGACCGCGCTGCGCATCTTTCTGCCGCGTTCGGGACTGACCGTCTCCACCCGTGAAAACGCCACCTTTCGTGATCGTATTCTCCCCTTGGGTGTGACGCGTTATTCTGCCGGATCAAGCACCGGTGTGGGGGGATACACCGACGTGCCCGACGGCCAGACACCCCAATTTGAAATTACCGATGCCCGGAGTGTGGCCCAGGTGGCCGATGCGATCCTTGCCCAGGGCTACCAGCCGATTTATAAAGACTGGGACTGCATATGA
- the thiF gene encoding sulfur carrier protein ThiS adenylyltransferase ThiF produces the protein MMKIGIAGVGGIGSNVALNLVRSGVMHLKLVDFDRVEDSNLNRQFYFVDQIGLFKVDALRVNLSRINPKVNLDALVQRIDRQNCSELFFDCDLIVEGFDRQVDKKMLIETFAHNKTVVSASGIAGSDLAGIGSRKIGNSCIVGDFTTDCDQAPLFSHKVTTVANYMSAFILGQPGVLGDPIVRNM, from the coding sequence ATGATGAAAATCGGTATTGCCGGGGTCGGCGGTATCGGCTCCAATGTGGCCCTGAACTTGGTTCGAAGCGGTGTTATGCACCTTAAACTGGTTGATTTCGACCGGGTGGAGGATAGTAACCTCAATCGTCAGTTTTATTTTGTCGATCAGATCGGTTTGTTCAAGGTTGATGCGCTTAGGGTCAACCTGAGCCGTATCAATCCCAAGGTGAACCTTGATGCGCTGGTTCAGCGCATTGACAGGCAAAACTGCTCAGAACTGTTTTTTGATTGCGACCTGATTGTTGAGGGGTTTGACCGCCAGGTGGATAAAAAAATGCTTATTGAAACCTTTGCCCACAACAAGACTGTGGTTTCAGCCAGTGGCATTGCCGGCTCCGATTTGGCCGGTATCGGTTCGCGCAAAATCGGCAACAGTTGTATTGTCGGTGATTTTACCACCGATTGTGATCAGGCTCCTTTGTTCAGCCACAAGGTGACCACCGTTGCCAATTACATGAGTGCATTTATTCTCGGTCAACCCGGTGTGTTGGGTGACCCAATAGTTCGAAATATGTAG
- a CDS encoding rhomboid family intramembrane serine protease — MKSIFSGNIHNKNSRKQADLILVVLASQSVRAVIETDPDGSCNIFVPDDDVFKAGQQLKKYAIENKDVPRPVPHVPTRIFFSPAALALVFVLAAIHYIITTRGLHKQAILNFGSSSYYLSQGQSFRAVTALFLHSDTAHLLGNIAGIIVLAGPLLRVTGCGQGLLLLLAAGTAGNLISESFGRDLRLSIGASTAVMAAAGLLGARRMTIGVQLRHSLFPKFKSLAPFAAAATLTAMFSHGENTDVSAHLFGFLAGTGIGLCYYPLSVPLSGPVIGRISFGIVLAILCTAFIQGLFPFLFSV, encoded by the coding sequence TATCCTGGTAGTCCTGGCGTCCCAATCTGTCAGGGCAGTCATTGAAACGGATCCTGACGGATCGTGTAACATTTTTGTCCCCGATGACGATGTATTTAAGGCCGGCCAGCAATTAAAAAAATACGCAATAGAGAACAAGGATGTGCCAAGGCCGGTTCCCCATGTGCCGACCAGAATTTTTTTCTCTCCGGCAGCCCTGGCGCTGGTCTTTGTCCTGGCAGCTATCCACTACATCATCACCACCCGGGGCCTGCACAAACAAGCCATTTTAAACTTTGGATCCTCTTCATATTATTTAAGCCAAGGGCAAAGTTTCAGGGCAGTGACCGCCCTATTTTTGCACAGCGATACGGCCCATCTTTTGGGCAACATCGCCGGAATAATTGTACTTGCAGGCCCTTTACTACGCGTAACCGGTTGCGGTCAGGGCCTTTTGCTGCTTTTAGCAGCCGGCACAGCCGGAAATCTGATATCTGAAAGCTTTGGCCGGGATCTGCGTCTTTCCATCGGGGCCTCCACAGCGGTCATGGCCGCAGCAGGGCTTTTAGGGGCCCGGCGCATGACCATTGGCGTACAATTGCGTCATTCACTCTTTCCAAAATTCAAATCACTGGCACCGTTTGCCGCAGCAGCGACCCTTACAGCCATGTTCAGCCATGGTGAAAATACCGATGTATCTGCCCATCTATTTGGTTTTCTTGCCGGCACCGGAATCGGGCTGTGTTATTATCCCTTGTCAGTACCGTTATCCGGTCCAGTCATTGGCCGTATCAGTTTCGGCATTGTTCTGGCAATTTTATGCACGGCTTTTATCCAAGGACTTTTCCCTTTTCTATTTAGTGTCTGA
- a CDS encoding thiazole synthase has protein sequence MNDDVLLLGGKEFSNRLLTGTGKFGNHGQIPNMLAASGSQMITVALRRVDITEQSENILEYIPKNVTLLPNTSGARTAEQAVRVARIAREAGCGDFIKIEVITDMKYLMPDNWETLKATEILAKEGFQVLPYVLPDLPLAKRLENAGAAAVMPLGAPIGTNRGLETKPLIAMLIENSSVPIVVDAGIGKPSQAAAAMEMGADAVLVNTAIATARDPEVMGRAFDLAVKAGRAAYLAQMAEESTQARASSPLTGFLDE, from the coding sequence ATGAACGACGATGTACTGCTGTTAGGCGGAAAAGAATTCAGTAACCGGTTGTTGACCGGTACCGGGAAGTTTGGCAACCATGGACAGATTCCAAATATGCTCGCGGCCAGTGGTTCACAGATGATCACTGTGGCCCTGCGTCGAGTGGATATCACGGAACAGTCTGAAAACATACTTGAATACATTCCTAAGAATGTCACCTTGCTGCCCAATACATCGGGCGCCCGCACGGCAGAGCAGGCCGTACGCGTTGCCCGGATTGCCCGGGAAGCCGGTTGCGGTGATTTCATCAAAATCGAAGTGATCACCGATATGAAGTACCTGATGCCGGATAACTGGGAGACCTTAAAGGCAACGGAGATTTTGGCCAAAGAAGGATTCCAGGTACTTCCTTATGTGCTGCCGGACCTGCCTCTGGCCAAACGTCTGGAAAACGCGGGGGCGGCTGCGGTCATGCCTCTGGGGGCCCCCATAGGAACCAACCGTGGATTGGAGACCAAGCCGCTGATTGCCATGCTGATTGAAAATTCATCCGTGCCCATCGTGGTTGATGCGGGGATCGGCAAACCCTCCCAGGCAGCCGCGGCAATGGAAATGGGGGCAGATGCGGTGCTGGTAAATACTGCCATTGCCACAGCCCGTGATCCGGAAGTCATGGGACGCGCCTTTGATCTTGCAGTTAAAGCTGGACGGGCGGCGTACCTGGCCCAAATGGCTGAAGAGTCCACCCAGGCCCGGGCATCTTCACCGCTTACCGGATTCCTTGACGAATAA